The following proteins are encoded in a genomic region of Glycine soja cultivar W05 chromosome 17, ASM419377v2, whole genome shotgun sequence:
- the LOC114391705 gene encoding uncharacterized protein LOC114391705, with the protein MLADEAEYWWENTCPRLEGAGGAVVQWETFRQTFLEKYFPEDVKNRKEMEFLELKQESMTVAEYAARYENLVRYFPHYQGEAGERSKCVKFVNGLRPEIRGRRLLFTGMPMLVMGKRRSLCMTHNRAKPYSSPLGKYGNHSGGQRTSGGLQPVGGSSQQITRVSQFAGRGSGSSRAPAIVTTPLRCGKCGQLRHIARECTDR; encoded by the exons ATGCTAGCAGATGAGGCGGAGTACTGGTGGGAGAACACTTGCCCACGTTTAGAGGGAGCAGGTGGTGCTGTTGTCCAATGGGAGACTTTCAGACAAACTTTTCTGGAGAAGTATTTTCCAGAAGATGTGAAGAATAGGAAGGAGATGGAGTTTCTCGAGCTGAAACAGGAAAGTATGACGGTGGCAGAGTATGCGGCGAGGTATGAGAACCTTGTAAGGTATTTTCCTCATTATCAGGGGGAAGCTGGGGAGAGGTCCAAATGCGTGAAATTTGTCAATGGCCTTCGACCagaa ATCCGCGGGAGAAGGCTGCTTTTTACAGGAATGCCAATGCTAGTCATGGGAAAGAGAAGAAGCCTATGTATGACTCACAATCGTGCTAAGCCATATTCTTCCCCTCTTGGGAAATATGGAAACCATTCTGGAGGACAGAGGACCAGTGGAGGACTTCAACCAGTTGGTGGGAGTTCTCAGCAAATTACTAGGGTGTCTCAGTTTGCGGGTAGAGGTAGTGGTAGTAGTCGTGCTCCTGCTATTGTTACTACACCACTCAGGTGTGGGAAGTGTGGCCAGCTTAGGCATATTGCCCGTGAGTGCACAGATAGATAG